The proteins below are encoded in one region of Toxoplasma gondii ME49 chromosome IV, whole genome shotgun sequence:
- a CDS encoding hypothetical protein (encoded by transcript TGME49_301218~Signal peptide predicted by SignalP 2.0 HMM (probability 0.737) with cleavage site probability 0.399 at residue 45) codes for MSLYCPSWSACACAKNYTTKTRQRNAFPAVASLVSVLVFSSLSPADTWREAGAFLAKETAETWPGKTAGTAYNTWREAASQRRQRFEMLEKQRRTAEDSRRKAKREEKRKKKQSEGKRRKTKREGARTKMENRGSSRLLSSATAIG; via the coding sequence ATGTCGCTCTACTGCCCTAGctggagtgcatgcgcatgcgcgaaGAATTATACGACGAAAACGCGAcaaagaaacgcgtttcctgCAGTTGCCTCgctcgtctccgttctcgtcttctcttcgctgtctcctgcagACACATGGCGAGAGGCCGGTGCCTTCCTCGCGAAAGAAACCGCGGAAACCTGGCCAGGGAAAACCGCGGGAACCGCGTACAATAcctggagagaagccgcgagtcaacggagacagcgattTGAGATGctggagaaacaaagacgcaCAGCCGAAGACagcaggagaaaggcgaagagagaagagaaaagaaagaaaaagcaaagcgaaggcaagagacgaaagacgaaaagagaaggagcaagAACAAAGATGGAAAACAGAGGGTCGTCGAGGCTGCT